The genomic segment ACGTCTAACGCGGTCGTAGGCTCGTCGGCTATCAATACCTTAGGGTTTAAAGCTAACGCCATCGCTATCATTGCCCTTTGCTTCTGCCCTCCGCTGAGCTCGAACGGATAGCTTGAGGCCCTAGATGGGTCTATACCCACTAGGCTGAGCAGCTCTTCAGCTCTCCTATGGGCTTCCCTCTTAGAGACCTTTTCGTGAAGCATTATCGCCTCAGCTATCTGGTCTCCGACCTTTATTATGGGGTTTAAGGCATTCATGGAGCCTTGAAACACCATAGATATTTCACGCCATCGTACCTCTTTACGAAGCCTATTCTCGTCCAACCTAAGTATGTCGACTCCGTCGAGTAATACTTCGCCTCCGAGGATCCGAGCGTTAGAAGGCAAAATCCGAAGAATCGTGATAGCCAAGCTTGATTTACCGCATCCAGACTCCCCTACTATTCCAAGAGCCTCCTCCCTATCCAAGTTGAACGAAACACCGTCCACCGCTTTGACAAATTTTCCTTCTCCCACCTCATAGTACATCCTGAGGTCCTTGACCTCTAAGAGCAACCACTCCATACCTCCTAAAGAGATCCCTGACTAAGAATTCTAAAACATCCATAGTAATAAAAAGTTTAAGACTACAAGCATGAGTTTTTTACGATCTATGGAATTTGCATTCGAGTTTTTCAGAAGTTCTAAACCGAAATTAAGCCTATTCTCGTGAATTCCCCGTCCGTTTAACCGAAAAAATTAAATGTATGCGCCAAGCAACTTAGTTTCTGACCATGAAAGCGTCAAATAATAGTTTTGGGAAAAAGGCTGTGGCTACTACTACGGTCGTGCTTGTGATAGTAATATTGGTTTTAGCGGGAGTGGCCGGCTACTTCGCGTATATGAGCCTCACTAAACCACCGCCTGGTAAACTTGAATACGTCGACCTCACCGTCGAGCCTTCCGTCGTCGAGGAGGGCAACCCCGTTACGGTTACGGTAACTGTTACTAACACGGGCGGCTCAACGGTAACGGAGACTATAAGCGTTGTTGTTAACGGTAGTGTCGAAGCCTCCCAAGACGTTACGTTAGACCCTGAACAAACGGAAACGCTGACGTTCACCGTCACGAAGACCGAGGTGGGTAATTATGTAGTCGTATGCGGTAGCTTGGAAGCGACTTTTGCGGTTAGGTTTGCTGTCAAAAACCCTGATACCTTGGTGATAGCTACGATCGGTGAGCCTGAGACCTTAGATCCTGCATGGGCATACGACACCGCAAGCGGTGAGGTTATATTTAACGTATATGAGACGTTGATTTTCTTCAAAGGAAACCGTACGGATGAGTTTGAGCCTAGACTTGCGACTGAGTGGTGGATAAGCTCGGATGGCTTAACCTATGCCTTTAAGATCAGAGAGGGTGTGACGTTCCATAACGGTGACCCACTTACTCCTGAGGATGTTGAATATTCCTTCGAAAGAGCTATGGTTCAGGACAGGGATGGTGGCCCTGTCTGGATGCTTCTAGAACCGTTGCTAGGAGTAGATAGCACTAGAGAATTTAACCTTTCAGACCCTGCGGTTGCAGCTGAGGTCGGTCAGATGATCGATGAGGCTGTAGAGTCCAACGCTACGCACGTGATTTTCCACTTAAAGCAGCCGTATCCGCCTTTCATGCAGATACTGGCTCAGACATGGTCTTCGATAGTCGACAAGGAGTGGTGCATAGAACAGGGCGACTGGCCGGGTACGTGGGATGACTGGGTTAAATACAACAACCCTGAGGTTCCGCCTCTACAGGAGAAGATGATGGGTACAGGGCCGTTTATGCTCGAAAGATGGGAGCATGGTAAAGAAGTGGTCCTCGTAAGGAATGACAACTACTGGAGAGAACCTGCTAAGCTTAAGAGGGTCATCATAAAGAAGGTCGATGAGTGGTCGACTAGGAAGCTCATGTTCATAAAGGGAGATGCCGATATAGCGTATGTACCGCGAGCCCACATAGCTGAGCTTGAGGGAGTACCTGGCATCAGGTGCATCAAAGACCTGCCTGAGCTTGTGTGCAGTCCGGTGATGTTCTTCACGTTCGACATAAGCCCGACAAGCCCGTATATCGGTAGCGGTCAACTGGACGGCAAGGGTATACCTCCAGACTTCTTCAGCGATGTAAACGTGAGGAAGGCCTTCGCATACTCCTTCGACTACGACAGGTTCATAGAGGAGGCGCTTCTCGGCGAGGCTATAAGACCTGGTTCTCCGATAATAAAGGGATTGCCGTTCTACT from the Candidatus Bathyarchaeota archaeon genome contains:
- a CDS encoding ABC transporter ATP-binding protein — its product is MEWLLLEVKDLRMYYEVGEGKFVKAVDGVSFNLDREEALGIVGESGCGKSSLAITILRILPSNARILGGEVLLDGVDILRLDENRLRKEVRWREISMVFQGSMNALNPIIKVGDQIAEAIMLHEKVSKREAHRRAEELLSLVGIDPSRASSYPFELSGGQKQRAMIAMALALNPKVLIADEPTTALDVIVQAQTLKLIKELQSKLKLSLILISHDVSVIAEMSDKVAVMYAGKIVEYGPAIEVLLRPKHPYTSALLKAVPSIRESKRKLAYIPGVPPNLVNPPSGCRFHPRCPYAMDICREKEPNLKEVGKDHLVACHLYR